A window from Fusarium musae strain F31 chromosome 8, whole genome shotgun sequence encodes these proteins:
- a CDS encoding hypothetical protein (EggNog:ENOG41) → MVKCDVLLLLDCCAGASAAPLTERPTNIKETIAACGFETWTPRPGAQSFTHTLIEVLKEWASQLPFSAAMLHSEILTRLKHAQPDRSSQGRLIESRKTPAYILSTSDPHAASITLGRMFEEESSSVSSSRAIPESDLRSLSERVQSDTYISSEDRIQALLAVGRKGQRAAPHVLLTIALEEEQVYDAASCARWLKQFPLLATHVSVESVYRSYSTLLLLSVPVVLWDLLPEHPATQFVGYVKSRNLLSIDMAKDGAATPIPITRQVTGDKTGGDSFDCVSPLRSVSGLSSLDSGYASCLSRPASLGVALRHNRLPMDGAMGSLASQALASKRRNKLSSTELLGPERPTSTPVNARFKPKQESSLKTRRSKRLVVSVGEAELDNDKIGYTCVLWYGYDVQQSQSTKRITPKPIWNEDFRFEAHDSPMYYHLRVSVWGAQMLELIGELHVDLCELVLRGQLPELGAWQNLSLNSAAVGRIRIKLAYMDANEYEEQQTTATKVSAAKRQQQRQKLERQQSDDGQARVHQMDFQVW, encoded by the exons ATGGTCAAATGcgatgtccttcttctcctcgactgCTGTGCTGGTGCAAGTGCCGCTCCTCTGACTGAAAGACCGACAAATATCAAAGAGACCATCGCTGCCTGTGGATTCGAGACGTGGACACCTCGTCCAGGCGCGCAGTCCTTTACCCATACACTAATCGAGGTCTTGAAGGAGTGGGCCTCACAGCTCCCTTTCTCGGCCGCGATGCTGCACAGCGAGATATTAACTCGACTCAAACACGCTCAGCCTGATCGGTCTTCGCAAGGAAGGTTGATCGAGTCAAGGAAGACGCCTGCTTATATCCTCTCAACGTCTGATCCACATGCTGCTTCCATCACCTTGGGCAGGATgtttgaagaagagtctAGCTCGGTGTCGTCATCTCGGGCAATACCTGAGTCAGATCTCAGGAGTCTCTCGGAGAGAGTGCAGTCAGATACTTATATCTCGTCTGAGGACCGCATTCAGGCcttgttggctgttggtagAAAAGGACAGCGAGCGGCCCCGCATGTTCTTCTCACTATTGCActggaagaagaacaagtctATGATGCGGCGAGTTGCGCTCGATGGCTCAAGCAGTTTCCACTCTTGGCAACTCATGTAAGTGTGGAGTCTGTCTACCGCAGTTATTCAACCCTGCTCCTACTTTCTGTGCCAGTCGTTCTTTGGGATCTACTACCAGAACATCCGGCGACTCAGTTTGTGGGCTACGTCAAGTCCCGTAACCTCTTGTCGATAGACATGGCAAAGGATGGAGCGGCTACGCCAATCCCCATTACCAGACAAGTGACGGGTGACAAAACTGGCGGCGACTCCTTTGATTGCGTTTCTCCGCTAAGATCAGTATCCGGCCTCAGTAGCTTGGATTCTGGATACGCTTCCTGTCTCTCACGACCCGCAAGCTTAGGTGTGGCATTGAGGCATAATCGACTACCCATGGATGGGGCAATGGGCTCCCTGGCTAGCCAAGCACTAGCgagcaagagaagaaacaagTTGTCATCAACAGAGCTTCTGGGGCCAGAGAGGCCAACTTCTACACCAGTCAACGCACGTTTCAAGCCCAAACAGGAGTCTAGTTTGAAAACTCGCAGATCAAAACGCCTGGTCGTGTCAGTTGGCGAAGCAGAGCTGGACAACGACAAAATCGGCTACACTTGTGTTCTCTGGTATGGATATGATGTTCAACAAAGCCAGTCCACCAAGAGAATAACACCAAAACCAATATG GAACGAGGACTTTCGGTTTGAAGCACATGACTCGCCAATGTACTACCATTTGAGGGTTTCTGTGTGGGGAGCGCAGATGCTTGAGCTCATTGGCGAGCTACATGTTGATCTCTGTGAGCTTGTATTAAGGGGACAGCTGCCAGAGCTTGGAGCATGGCAAAATTTGAGTCTCAACAGTGCAGCGGTCGGGAGAATTCGAATCAAGCTGGCATACATGGATGCCAACGAGTACGAGGAACAGCAAACCACGGCAACCAAGGTTTCGGCAGCGAAACGGCAACAGCAGCGGCAGAAGTTGGAACGGCAGCAGAGTGATGACGGGCAGGCTCGGGTTCACCAGATGGACTTCCAGGTTTGGTAA